The Saccharothrix violaceirubra genome segment GTCCGGCGTCTCGTCGTAGCGTTCATCGCCACGTCGAGTCGCGTCGCCGGAATCGCCGGACAGCTCGCGTTGCAAGGCATCGAAGTCGGTGGCGTGCGTGCTGTATTTCAGCTCCCTCGCCACCTTCGTCTGCTTGGCCTTAGCTCGGCCGCGCCCCATGGCTCGACCCCCTCGCACAGGGACGGGGGCGGCCGGGGGAACGGCGGCCCCACTCGTCTCGACAACTAGTTCCTGGTAACTACCGTACCGTGTCGAAGGGGTTCCCCGCGACGCGGTAGGCGTGAGACATACCGCCGGATCTCCGCGTGGGAGGATGCGCGGGTGCTACGACCGTTCGTCGCCTACCTCAGGGTGTACGAACCGCTGTCGGCTCTTGACGCACCGTTGGCGGAACAGGCCCGCAAGGCCCTCGAAGCCGGGGCGTTGAGCCGAGCGGACGTAGGCGCCCGCGAGCGCGAGCTGTGGCTGCGGTCACAGCTTGCCCGACCGCGGCGCCTGTTGCCCGGTGAGCGCGCCGACGGCGCCGTCGCCCCCGACGCGCCGTTCGACGTGCTCGCGCTCGACCCCGCCGACGTGCCCGGTGACGTGGGCGAAGGCCCGCTGGTGTGCCCGCTGGACCTGCGGGCGCGGTCCGCCGCCGCCCTGGTCGGATTCCTGGCGACGTCGACCGCGCCGCTGCGCGAGGCCGCCCTGTCCGTCGAGCCCGACGAGGTGCGGGCACGGGCCACCGCGGTCATGGCCGAGCTGAACCGGGGTGCCGTCCACGTCATCTCCACGACCTGGACCGTGCCGCTGCCGTGGTTCGCGCTCGTCGAGCAGGACGCCCGGCGGATCGTGCTCACGCCCAAGAACGACCCCGACCGCGAGGTGTCCTGGCGGGTGTCGATGGGCGAGGCGCGGGCACGCGTGGCGCGGGCGCACCGCGTCGTGTCCCAGTCCCTGGGAAACGACGGTCCGGCCAAGGTGCTGTCCGACACCGGCCGCTGGCTCGACCACTTCGCGCCGGACTCGGCGGTCGAACTCGACTACGGCGGCCTCGTGCAGCTGATCGACGACAAGGACCTCCAGGAGGACACGTCCGCCGAGGACGTCAACGCGATCGTGGACGCGTTCGAGAGCGGCGACGTCGAGGAGGTCGCGCTGCGGTACGAACGGCTACGGGAGTTCTGGGGCGAGCCCGCCCGGCGCGAGCGGCACGGCTAGGCCGTCTTCCGGGCGTGTCGCGATCGGCTCGTTCTCCGGGGTGGGCCTTGACCCGCGGTCGAAGCACGGCCCAGCAGCAGCCGGGCGCCGATCGCGGTCACGGCCGCGAGCAGCAGCGCGACGGCCCAGCCGAACGTGTCCGCGACCCAGGCAGCCAGCGGCGGGGTGACCGTGGCGGCCAGGTAGTTCGCCCCGTTCTGCATGGCGATCGCGGTGCCGCTGCGGCCCGGCGGCGCGAGTTCGCCCGCCGCCGTCAGCGCCACGCCGTTCCACGACACGGCGATCGCGGTCGTCGCCACGAACACCGCGCACACCACCCACGTCGGCGCGTCGACCGCCGCCGTGCACAGCCCGAACGCGACCGCGCAGGCCACGGCGAGCTTCCGCAACGGCCCGATCC includes the following:
- a CDS encoding DUF3073 domain-containing protein, which codes for MGRGRAKAKQTKVARELKYSTHATDFDALQRELSGDSGDATRRGDERYDETPD